The Onychomys torridus chromosome 4, mOncTor1.1, whole genome shotgun sequence genome includes a window with the following:
- the Il1rn gene encoding interleukin-1 receptor antagonist protein isoform X1, which produces MDIYRGRCSHLISLLLFLLFHSEAACRPSGRRPCKMQAFRIWDINQKTFYLRNNQLIAGYLQGPNTRLEEKIDMVTTDLHNVFLGIHGGKICLSCVKSGDEIKLQLENINITDLSKTKEEDKRFIFIRSEKGPTTSFESAACPGWFLCTAQEADRPVSLTNRPEEPFTVTKFYFQEDQ; this is translated from the exons ATGGACATCTACAGGGGACGGTGCAGTCACCtaatctctctccttctcttccttctgttccatTCAGAGGCAGCCTGCCGCCCTTCTGGGAGAAGACCCTGCAAGATGCAAGCCTTCAG AATCTGGGATATTAACCAGAAGACCTTCTATCTGAGGAACAACCAACTCATTGCTGGCTACTTACAAGGACCAAATACCAGATTAGAAG AAAAGATAGACATGGTGACTACTGACCTTCACAATGTATTCTTGGGAATCCACGGGGGGAAGATATGCCTGTCTTGTGTCAAGTCTGGAGATGAAATCAAGCTCCAGCTAGAG AACATCAACATCACCGATCTGAGCAAGACCAAGGAAGAAGACAAACGCTTCATCTTCATCCGCTCAGAGAAAGGTCCCACCACCAGCTTTGAGTCAGCCGCCTGTCCAGGCTGGTTCCTCTGCACAGCACAAGAGGCTGACCGGCCCGTCAGCCTCACCAACAGACCCGAGGAGCCCTTCACAGTCACAAAGTTCTACTTCCAGGAGGACCAGTAG
- the Il1rn gene encoding interleukin-1 receptor antagonist protein isoform X2, with the protein MQAFRIWDINQKTFYLRNNQLIAGYLQGPNTRLEEKIDMVTTDLHNVFLGIHGGKICLSCVKSGDEIKLQLENINITDLSKTKEEDKRFIFIRSEKGPTTSFESAACPGWFLCTAQEADRPVSLTNRPEEPFTVTKFYFQEDQ; encoded by the exons ATGCAAGCCTTCAG AATCTGGGATATTAACCAGAAGACCTTCTATCTGAGGAACAACCAACTCATTGCTGGCTACTTACAAGGACCAAATACCAGATTAGAAG AAAAGATAGACATGGTGACTACTGACCTTCACAATGTATTCTTGGGAATCCACGGGGGGAAGATATGCCTGTCTTGTGTCAAGTCTGGAGATGAAATCAAGCTCCAGCTAGAG AACATCAACATCACCGATCTGAGCAAGACCAAGGAAGAAGACAAACGCTTCATCTTCATCCGCTCAGAGAAAGGTCCCACCACCAGCTTTGAGTCAGCCGCCTGTCCAGGCTGGTTCCTCTGCACAGCACAAGAGGCTGACCGGCCCGTCAGCCTCACCAACAGACCCGAGGAGCCCTTCACAGTCACAAAGTTCTACTTCCAGGAGGACCAGTAG